A section of the Carya illinoinensis cultivar Pawnee chromosome 12, C.illinoinensisPawnee_v1, whole genome shotgun sequence genome encodes:
- the LOC122289775 gene encoding MYG1 protein: MLALTRGFNQKLFPFPRHLTRRLMATNAPLKRVGTHNGSFHCDEALGCFMIRLTNRFTNAEIIRTRDAQVLEGLDAVLDVGGVYDPNRDRYDHHQKGFDEVFGHGFYTKLSSAGLVYKHFGKEIIAKELQVDEGHPDVHRLFLAIYKSFMEAIDATDNGINQFDTDKPPRYVNNTHLSSRVGRLNLDWIEPDQSPEKENEAFQRAMALVGSEFLDSVRYHATSWLPARSIVAGCLAARQDIDPSGEIMVLTRFCPWKLHLFELEEEMKLDPPIIYVLYQDDRSKTWRVQAMAVSPDRFESRKPLPSKWRGLRDDELSKEAGIPGCVFVHMSGFIGGNQSYEGALAMAKAALKL, translated from the exons ATGCTTGCACTCACCAGAGGGTTTAACCAGAAGCTCTTCCCCTTTCCCAGACATCTCACTCGTCGTCTCATGGCCACCAACGCCCCCCTTAAGCGCGTCGGCACTCACAATGGAAGCTTCCACTGCGACGAGGCGCTAGGCTGCTTCATGATTCGCCTCACCAATAGGTTCACCAACGCCGAAATCATTCGTACCCGTGATGCCCAG GTATTGGAGGGTCTCGATGCAGTTCTTGATGTTGGGGGTGTATATGATCCAAATCGGGATCGGTATGATCATCACCAGAAAGGCTTTGATGAGGTTTTTGGGCACGGCTTCTACACTAAGCTCAGTAGTGCTGGTCTTGTCTACAAG CATTTTGGAAAGGAGATAATAGCCAAGGAGCTTCAAGTTGATGAAGGGCACCCAGATGTGCACCGGTTATTTCTGGCTATATACAAGAGCTTCATGGAG GCAATTGATGCTACTGACAATGGGATAAATCAGTTTGATACGGATAAACCTCCAAGATATGTGAATAATACACACTTATCTTCCAGAGTTGGAagattaaatttggattggaTTGAACCTGATCAATCACCTGAGAAGGAGAATGAAGCCTTTCAAAGAGCAATGGCTCTGGTTGGCAGTGAGTTTTTAGAT agTGTTCGGTATCATGCAACATCATGGTTACCAGCAAGGTCAATTGTAGCAGGGTGTCTTGCAGCAAGACAGGATATTGATCCCAGTGGAGAAATTATGGTTTTGACTAGATTCTGTCCT TGGAAGCTTCACTTATTTGAGCTGGAGGAGGAGATGAAGCTTGACCCTCCTATCATATATGTTCTGTATCAG GATGACAGGAGCAAAACCTGGAGAGTTCAGGCAATGGCAGTGTCTCCAGATAGGTTTGAGAGCAGAAAGCCTCTACCTTCTAAATGGCGAGGTTTGAGGGATGATGAACTCTCAAAGGAGGCAGGTATTCCGGGTTGCGTATTTGTCCATATGAGCGGGTTTATTGGTGGGAATCAGAGTTATGAGGGTGCTCTGGCCATGGCAAAAGCTGCTTTAAAGCTCTAA
- the LOC122289075 gene encoding uncharacterized protein LOC122289075 has protein sequence MPTTTINPTLVPSPNANTLLLSSRKVSIATLISRRAASSRPWLLTVKCGNSSDQSGNLKDALSGMVDKRVEELLNREENKNLLDGLEKASQRVEMAKRELAEIERQEIEAKQMRNYVNQLESRASEIEECQREILEAREMVEEAERSLTPNEEGIEGGDASVEKEREEIDRNEERLESIKAAFISAIVGTFAGLPISFTQATSSSQLILPIAINFVSCALFGVTFRYTIRRDLDNAQLKTGTSAAFGLVKGLAMLGSGPPLELNTGSFLSHAFDGAVYVSENLLLFLFAGVGLDYCFKARLLSPFPKKISVSSTNSR, from the exons ATGCCCACCACCACAATCAACCCCACTTTGGTTCCTTCTCCAAACGCCAACACTCTTCTTCTATCTTCAAGAAAGGTTTCCATCGCTACGCTAATCTCCCGCAGAGCTGCTTCTTCGAGGCCTTGGCTCCTAACCGTAAAATGCGGCAACAGCTCGGACCAGAGTGGCAATCTGAAGGATGCACTTTCGGGCATGGTGGACAAGCGAGTAGAGGAGCTTCTGAACAGAGAAGAGAACAAGAATTTGCTTGATGGGTTGGAGAAGGCGTCGCAGAGGGTAGAGATGGCCAAGAGAGAGCTTGCAGAGATTGAAAGACAAGAAATTGAGGCGAAGCAGATGAGGAATTACGTTAACCAGCTTGAGAGCAGAGCTTCCGAG ATTGAAGAATGTCAGAGGGAAATATTAGAAGCAAGAGAAATGGTTGAAGAAGCAGAGCGCTCTCTAACGCCAAATGAGGAGGGGATTGAAGGTGGAGATGCTTCTGTGGAGAAAGAACGCGAGGAAATCGACAGAAATGAGGAGAGATTGGAGTCAATAAAAGCAGCTTTTATTTCAGCAATTGTTGGCACCTTCGCAGGGTTGCCCATATCCTTCACTCAGGCGACAAGCAGTTCTCAGCTCATACTTCCTATAGCAATCAACTTTGTCAGCTGCGCCCTGTTCGGAGTTACATTTCGTTATACAATAAGGAGAGACTTGGACAATGCTCAGCTCAAGACTGGGACGTCTGCAGCTTTTGGCTTGGTTAAAG GCCTTGCTATGCTGGGAAGCGGACCACCTCTGGAACTCAATACAGGAAGCTTCTTGTCCCACGCTTTTGATGGAGCTGTTTATGTGTCTGAgaatcttcttctctttctttttgctGGTGTTGGTCTAGACTATTGTTTTAAGGCGAGGCTACTTAGTCCTTTTCCTAAGAAAATATCAGTTTCAAGTACCAATTCAAggtaa
- the LOC122289774 gene encoding 2-keto-3-deoxy-L-rhamnonate aldolase, whose product MAALTYPATTATSSLSTLRRKPFAFNPSKFLSFSSQTQNPSTTLRSLTPLKSSTNPPAATPDLSPIASSTTPQSLKSRLHSGETLYGLFLLSFSPTFAEIAGLAGYDFVVVDMEHGPGGVSDALSCIRALAATGTPAILRLPDSCPIWAKKALDIGPQGIMFPMIEGQKAAKKAVSYCRFPPKGVRGTAHTVVRASSYGIDEGYLANYEDELLIMCQVESEEGVKRIEEIAAVDGVDCIQMGPMDLSASMGYLWDPGNKKVKDMMRTAEKAVLAVGPKPTGGKGGAYLSGFAMPYDGPDDMRKRGYHMVSGAVDIGLFRSAAVEDVKRFKMGLMDGSNDDEDEQQDGGDADDKYWSE is encoded by the coding sequence ATGGCTGCTCTCACCTATCCCGCCACCACCGCCACTTCGTCGCTCTCAACCCTCAGAAGAAAGCCCTTTGCTTTCAATCCCTCCAAGTTTTTATCCTTCTCTTCCCAAACCCAAAACCCCTCCACCACCTTGAGAAGCTTAACGCCTCTTAAATCCTCTACAAACCCCCCCGCCGCCACCCCAGATCTCTCTCCCATCGCCTCCTCCACCACTCCCCAAAGCCTCAAATCCCGTCTCCATAGCGGTGAAACCCTCTACGGCCTCTTCCTCCTCAGCTTTTCCCCAACCTTCGCCGAGATCGCCGGCCTCGCTGGCTATGACTTCGTTGTGGTCGACATGGAACACGGCCCCGGTGGTGTCTCCGACGCACTCTCCTGCATCCGCGCCCTCGCCGCCACCGGTACCCCGGCGATTCTCCGATTACCGGACAGCTGCCCCATATGGGCCAAGAAAGCGCTCGATATCGGTCCACAGGGGATCATGTTTCCGATGATCGAAGGCCAAAAGGCCGCCAAAAAGGCTGTCTCGTACTGTCGGTTTCCGCCCAAAGGAGTGCGGGGGACGGCCCACACGGTGGTGAGGGCGTCGAGCTACGGGATCGACGAAGGGTATCTGGCTAATTACGAAGATGAGCTGCTGATCATGTGCCAGGTGGAGTCCGAGGAGGGGGTAAAACGAATCGAGGAGATCGCGGCCGTGGACGGGGTCGACTGCATTCAAATGGGGCCGATGGATCTGAGCGCGAGCATGGGATACCTCTGGGATCCGGGGAACAAGAAGGTGAAGGATATGATGAGGACGGCGGAGAAGGCCGTGCTGGCGGTGGGGCCCAAACCTACCGGCGGGAAAGGTGGGGCATACTTGTCAGGTTTTGCGATGCCATACGATGGCCCTGATGATATGAGGAAGCGCGGATATCACATGGTATCAGGCGCCGTCGACATTGGGCTTTTCCGGAGCGCTGCCGTGGAGGACGTCAAGAGGTTTAAGATGGGTTTGATGGACGGCTCTAACGATGATGAAGATGAGCAGCAGGATGGCGGAGACGCAGATGACAAGTACTGGAgcgaatga